The Bryobacteraceae bacterium genome includes a window with the following:
- a CDS encoding NADH-dependent dehydrogenase produces MGQTAERASLSEEWEPRTEILTGYNSSMALSHPSRRTLLRGAAQAPVAWTALSYSRILGANERFNLGLIGAGERGRGVMGSFLKTGRVQVTAVCDVYAEMIDRAKSMAPEARAYNDHRKLLEQKDVDIVLNGTPDHWHAATTIDALNAGKDVYVEKPLTLKIEEGPAIVKAARVNERVCQVGLQQRSGAHYIEAKQKYFDTGALGKITLIRTWWHGNMYHLRRAPASLATKPSNLDWARFLGPVTWREWDPQQFWNWRAYLDFGGGQVTDLFTHWIDVVHMFMGNDSPTSGVAAGGVYNYKDGRTAPDTINVLLEYGGQYTVTFEATLAPGIRGYGIEFCGTKGKLMIDRARYEYLPAERGAQPVVVEGPKYDFTIDHVRNFLDCCVSRKRPNCDVYDGHRSAMASHLGNISYVQKRRLNFDPQREEILPF; encoded by the coding sequence GTGGGGCAAACCGCGGAGCGCGCCTCTCTGTCAGAAGAGTGGGAGCCCCGCACGGAAATTCTCACCGGATATAATTCCTCCATGGCTCTTTCTCATCCGTCCCGCCGCACGCTGTTGCGCGGCGCCGCCCAGGCGCCGGTTGCCTGGACCGCCCTGTCCTACTCGCGCATCCTCGGCGCGAACGAGAGGTTCAATCTCGGCCTCATCGGAGCGGGCGAGCGCGGCCGCGGCGTCATGGGCAGCTTCCTCAAGACCGGCCGTGTGCAGGTCACCGCCGTCTGCGACGTCTACGCGGAGATGATCGACCGCGCCAAGTCCATGGCTCCGGAAGCACGCGCTTACAACGACCACAGAAAGCTGCTGGAGCAGAAGGACGTCGACATTGTCCTCAACGGCACGCCGGATCATTGGCACGCCGCCACGACGATCGACGCGCTCAACGCCGGCAAGGACGTCTATGTCGAAAAGCCGCTGACGCTGAAGATCGAGGAAGGGCCGGCCATCGTCAAGGCCGCGCGCGTCAACGAGCGCGTCTGCCAGGTAGGCCTGCAGCAGCGCTCCGGCGCCCACTACATCGAAGCCAAGCAGAAATATTTCGACACGGGAGCGCTGGGCAAGATCACGCTCATCCGCACCTGGTGGCACGGCAACATGTACCACCTGCGCCGCGCTCCCGCCTCGCTGGCCACCAAGCCTTCCAACCTCGACTGGGCCCGCTTCCTCGGACCGGTGACATGGCGCGAGTGGGATCCCCAGCAATTCTGGAACTGGCGCGCCTATCTCGATTTCGGCGGCGGGCAGGTGACGGACCTGTTCACCCACTGGATCGACGTCGTCCACATGTTCATGGGCAACGACTCGCCCACCTCCGGCGTAGCGGCCGGCGGCGTCTACAACTACAAGGACGGGCGCACGGCGCCGGACACGATCAATGTGCTGCTCGAGTACGGCGGCCAGTACACGGTCACGTTCGAGGCCACGCTTGCGCCGGGCATCCGCGGCTACGGCATCGAGTTCTGCGGTACGAAGGGCAAGCTGATGATCGACCGCGCGCGCTACGAGTACCTGCCTGCCGAGAGGGGCGCCCAGCCGGTCGTCGTCGAGGGGCCGAAGTACGATTTCACCATCGATCACGTCCGGAACTTCCTCGACTGCTGCGTTTCGCGCAAGCGCCCGAACTGCGACGTCTATGACGGGCACCGCTCTGCCATGGCCTCGCACCTCGGCAACATCAGCTACGTGCAGAAGCGGCGGCTGAATTTCGATCCGCAGCGGGAAGAGATCCTGCCGTTCTGA
- a CDS encoding phosphoesterase, whose amino-acid sequence MQIPVLKKRFSRRVWMSAAILFLAASLLAWQSGSDAHAPSALPDRIVTNWTAEPAASFSVTWRTSTAVPQGYGEIAEASDGPDFEKSASRVEAAGENYETKQGPARAHSVTFRGLKPATEYLYRVGDGKGAWSEWIPFRTASARPEPFAFLYLGDAQTRIHAAWSRVVRKAYETAPRARLVIHAGDLINNHDRDEQWGEWHQGSTFLHRAVPALPVPGNHEYGRDSSGARRITVNWRPQFTLPLNGVAGLEETNYFVDFQGVRFVALNSNDKIEEQAAWLDRLLENNPNRWTVVFFHHPVYSGARGRDNKEVRELWQPVFDRRGVDLVLNGHDHVYARTRMIRASGGAEGGTVYVVSVSGAKMYDGKANPAIAKSIHKTQFFHVVRIDGDVLSFEARTARGELADSFRIEKRGGVKRFIEP is encoded by the coding sequence ATGCAGATCCCTGTCCTCAAGAAACGCTTCTCCCGCCGTGTGTGGATGAGCGCCGCCATTCTCTTTCTGGCCGCGTCGCTGCTGGCGTGGCAATCCGGTTCGGATGCGCATGCGCCTTCGGCTCTGCCGGACCGCATCGTGACGAACTGGACAGCCGAGCCCGCGGCATCATTCAGCGTGACCTGGCGCACCAGCACAGCCGTGCCGCAGGGCTACGGCGAGATCGCGGAAGCCAGCGACGGACCCGATTTCGAGAAGTCCGCCAGCCGCGTGGAGGCTGCAGGCGAAAACTACGAAACGAAGCAAGGCCCGGCCCGCGCCCACAGCGTCACCTTCCGCGGGCTGAAGCCCGCAACGGAATATCTCTACCGCGTCGGCGACGGCAAGGGCGCCTGGAGCGAATGGATCCCTTTCCGGACTGCGTCCGCGCGCCCCGAGCCGTTCGCCTTTCTGTACCTTGGCGACGCGCAGACGCGCATCCACGCGGCGTGGTCGCGCGTGGTGCGGAAAGCGTATGAAACGGCGCCCAGGGCGCGGCTCGTGATCCATGCGGGCGACCTGATCAACAACCACGACCGTGACGAGCAGTGGGGCGAGTGGCATCAGGGCAGCACGTTCCTGCACCGCGCGGTTCCTGCCCTGCCTGTTCCCGGCAATCACGAATACGGCCGCGATTCGAGCGGCGCCCGCCGCATCACGGTGAACTGGCGTCCGCAGTTCACGCTTCCGCTGAACGGCGTGGCGGGGCTCGAAGAGACGAATTATTTCGTGGATTTCCAGGGCGTCCGCTTTGTCGCGCTGAATTCGAATGACAAGATCGAGGAGCAGGCTGCATGGCTCGACCGGCTGCTCGAGAACAACCCGAACCGTTGGACCGTGGTGTTCTTCCACCACCCCGTCTATTCCGGCGCGCGCGGGCGCGACAACAAAGAGGTGCGCGAGCTCTGGCAGCCCGTCTTCGACCGCCGGGGCGTGGATCTGGTCCTGAACGGGCACGACCATGTGTATGCGCGCACGCGCATGATACGCGCCAGCGGAGGCGCCGAGGGCGGCACTGTTTACGTTGTTTCCGTCAGCGGAGCGAAGATGTACGACGGCAAGGCGAACCCGGCCATCGCGAAATCGATCCACAAGACTCAGTTCTTCCATGTGGTGCGCATCGACGGAGACGTGCTTTCTTTCGAAGCGCGCACGGCGCGCGGCGAGCTCGCCGACAGCTTCCGCATCGAGAAGCGCGGCGGCGTGAAGCGCTTCATCGAGCCGTGA
- a CDS encoding acetyltransferase: protein MLQALSETALPDLMRLSTAAGWNQTEDDWRRLLWLEPEGCFGIAADGRIVASAAVITYGQDLAWIGMVLTLPEYRGRGYATLLMRRCLDYCGGRGIRTVKLDATEMGRPVYARLGFEEEYEVQRRSGTLPSAEPRPPSFDWELDRLAFGADRRRLLEKTGCARPGRVAAYIGPVTARTVDEARETILHGGVSGPCFWDVPAANPAALALAESLGFQPVRRLMRMRRGPAIEERPEFVFALAGFEYG from the coding sequence ATGCTGCAAGCCCTCTCTGAAACAGCCCTGCCGGACCTGATGCGGCTCTCCACGGCGGCCGGATGGAACCAGACGGAAGACGACTGGCGCCGCCTTCTCTGGCTCGAGCCCGAAGGCTGCTTCGGCATCGCCGCGGATGGCCGCATCGTGGCCTCCGCCGCCGTCATCACCTACGGGCAGGATCTGGCGTGGATCGGCATGGTGCTCACGCTGCCGGAATACCGCGGACGCGGATATGCCACGCTTCTGATGCGCCGCTGCCTCGACTACTGTGGCGGGCGCGGCATCCGCACCGTGAAGCTCGACGCGACGGAAATGGGCCGGCCTGTCTACGCAAGACTCGGCTTTGAGGAGGAGTACGAAGTGCAGCGGCGGAGCGGCACTTTGCCATCGGCCGAGCCGCGCCCGCCTTCCTTCGACTGGGAACTCGACAGGCTGGCCTTCGGGGCGGATCGCCGCAGGCTGCTCGAAAAAACGGGCTGCGCGCGGCCCGGGCGCGTGGCGGCCTACATTGGACCGGTCACCGCGCGCACGGTGGATGAAGCGCGGGAAACCATCCTCCATGGCGGCGTCTCCGGTCCCTGCTTCTGGGACGTGCCCGCAGCGAATCCCGCCGCTCTGGCACTCGCCGAAAGTCTTGGCTTCCAGCCCGTGCGCCGGCTGATGCGGATGCGCCGCGGGCCAGCGATCGAAGAGCGGCCGGAGTTCGTCTTCGCGCTGGCCGGATTCGAGTACGGATGA
- the accB gene encoding acetyl-CoA carboxylase, biotin carboxyl carrier protein — translation MTIEEIRELIHVVCSSGIAELEVQRGENRVWIKRTAGAVVTEVPVMAAPAAPAVPVTPAIATPPESVTVAAPQAAPPPGTPDLTDPTLQPVKSPIVGTFYEAPAPGAEPFVRVGDVIQPGKVLCIIESMKLMNEIEAEISGTIVKRLVENGQPVEYGEVLFLVKPS, via the coding sequence ATGACGATTGAAGAAATCCGAGAATTGATCCATGTGGTCTGCTCGAGCGGCATCGCCGAGCTGGAGGTGCAGCGGGGAGAAAACCGCGTCTGGATCAAGAGAACAGCCGGGGCGGTCGTGACGGAGGTTCCCGTGATGGCAGCCCCTGCGGCGCCGGCGGTTCCGGTGACGCCGGCCATTGCGACGCCTCCCGAGAGTGTGACGGTGGCTGCCCCGCAGGCGGCGCCGCCGCCGGGAACGCCCGACCTGACCGATCCGACGCTTCAGCCGGTCAAGAGCCCCATCGTCGGCACGTTCTACGAGGCGCCCGCGCCGGGAGCGGAGCCGTTTGTGCGCGTGGGCGACGTGATCCAGCCTGGCAAGGTGCTGTGCATCATCGAATCGATGAAGCTCATGAACGAGATTGAAGCGGAAATCTCGGGCACGATCGTGAAACGCCTGGTGGAGAACGGACAGCCCGTCGAGTACGGCGAAGTCCTGTTCCTGGTAAAGCCGAGCTGA
- a CDS encoding acetyl-CoA carboxylase biotin carboxylase subunit, with protein MAFEKVLIANRGEIAVRVIAACKDLGIRTVAVYSEADRYSLHVRFADEALCIGPARSTLSYLNIPAVISAAEITNVDAIHPGYGFLSENADFAEVCRASEIKFIGPPPEVIRMMGLKQLAREKMQEHGVPILPGSRGVLKTVEEAVETAAQIGYPVMLKASAGGGGRGMRVVRSPEELPSLFAQARQEAENAFSNGDLYCEKFIEKPRHIEFQILADEHGHVEVLGERECSIQRRHQKLIEEAPSPALTPELRERVSSALREAFAAIGYTNAGTVEFLMDETGQLYFIEVNARIQVEHPVTEMITGIDLVKAQILIAQGERLDRILGGPLTLRGHAIECRINAEHPVTFAPSPGKIQSLCLPGSIGVRVDTAVYAGGVIPPYYDSLVAKLIAHGRDREEAIRRMQRALEMFIVDGIHTSIPLHQSILADPEFQAGAIDTHFIQRHLARRG; from the coding sequence ATGGCCTTCGAAAAGGTTCTGATCGCCAACCGGGGCGAGATTGCGGTCCGCGTGATCGCCGCGTGCAAGGATCTGGGCATCCGGACGGTGGCCGTCTATTCGGAAGCCGACCGCTACTCGCTGCATGTGCGGTTCGCAGACGAGGCGCTCTGCATCGGGCCGGCCCGGAGCACGCTGAGCTATCTGAACATCCCCGCGGTCATCAGCGCCGCGGAGATCACAAACGTGGACGCCATCCATCCGGGGTACGGCTTTCTCAGCGAGAACGCCGACTTCGCCGAGGTCTGCCGCGCATCCGAGATCAAGTTCATCGGCCCTCCGCCGGAAGTGATCCGGATGATGGGGCTGAAACAGCTTGCGCGGGAGAAGATGCAGGAGCACGGCGTGCCCATCCTGCCCGGCTCCCGCGGCGTGCTGAAGACGGTGGAAGAAGCCGTGGAGACGGCCGCGCAGATCGGCTACCCGGTGATGCTGAAGGCGTCGGCCGGCGGCGGCGGACGGGGCATGCGCGTCGTGCGCAGCCCGGAGGAGCTTCCTTCGCTGTTCGCGCAGGCGCGGCAGGAAGCCGAGAACGCCTTTTCCAACGGCGATCTCTACTGCGAGAAGTTCATCGAGAAGCCACGCCACATTGAATTCCAGATCCTGGCCGACGAGCACGGCCACGTGGAAGTGCTGGGCGAGCGCGAGTGCTCCATCCAGCGGCGGCACCAGAAGCTCATCGAGGAAGCGCCGAGCCCGGCGCTGACGCCGGAGCTTCGCGAAAGGGTCTCCAGCGCTCTCCGGGAGGCGTTCGCCGCCATCGGGTACACGAATGCCGGCACGGTTGAATTCCTGATGGATGAGACAGGGCAGCTGTACTTCATCGAGGTGAACGCCCGCATCCAGGTGGAGCACCCGGTGACGGAGATGATCACCGGCATCGATCTGGTCAAAGCCCAGATCCTGATTGCGCAGGGCGAACGGCTGGACCGGATTCTCGGCGGACCGCTGACGCTGCGCGGCCATGCCATCGAGTGCCGCATCAATGCCGAGCACCCGGTCACGTTCGCGCCTTCGCCCGGCAAGATCCAGTCTCTCTGCCTGCCGGGTTCGATCGGCGTGCGCGTGGACACGGCTGTGTATGCCGGCGGCGTGATTCCTCCGTATTACGATTCGCTCGTGGCCAAGCTGATCGCGCATGGCCGCGACCGCGAGGAGGCGATCCGCCGCATGCAGCGGGCGCTGGAGATGTTCATCGTGGACGGCATTCACACGTCGATTCCGCTGCACCAGTCGATTCTGGCCGACCCCGAGTTTCAGGCTGGCGCCATCGACACGCACTTCATCCAGCGGCATCTGGCCCGGCGCGGGTGA
- a CDS encoding NUDIX hydrolase — protein MSSRRYPARPLLGVGAVVFDGGSVLLIERGQEPLKGFWTLPGGLVEAGERLDQALRREVLEETGLVVEPLTVAAIFERIMPDAEGRTEFHYVIIDYLCRPAGGALAWGSDVADARWVPLEELHGLQIAPGTPPVIEKARAIWQEMEL, from the coding sequence ATGAGCTCGCGCCGCTATCCCGCCCGTCCGCTGCTGGGAGTCGGCGCTGTCGTCTTCGACGGCGGCAGCGTGCTGCTGATTGAACGCGGCCAGGAGCCGCTGAAAGGCTTCTGGACCCTGCCCGGCGGCCTGGTGGAAGCGGGAGAGCGGCTGGACCAGGCGCTGCGCCGCGAAGTGCTCGAAGAGACGGGTCTCGTCGTCGAACCGTTGACCGTGGCGGCCATCTTCGAGCGGATCATGCCCGATGCCGAAGGCCGCACCGAGTTCCACTACGTGATCATTGATTACCTGTGCCGCCCCGCCGGAGGCGCGCTCGCCTGGGGCAGCGATGTCGCGGATGCGCGCTGGGTGCCGCTGGAAGAACTGCACGGCCTGCAGATCGCTCCCGGCACGCCGCCCGTCATCGAAAAGGCGCGCGCGATCTGGCAGGAGATGGAGCTGTGA
- the rbsK gene encoding ribokinase produces MSGRAIIVTGSLNMDFVVQVERLPAPGETARGSNFQTIPGGKGANQACAAARLARSNPVLMIGRVGYDAFADHLRASLAAAGVDTSRIHGCRRAPTGVALIWVDRAGQNSIVIAPGANDELEPADLETERQAFVSAACALFQLETPLETVAAGLRLARAGGALSILDPAPARPLPGEMLALVDLLTPNETEACLLAGRQPGRITAAEAPELAAALRRLGPRAVLLKLGDQGCYYSGPEGEWHAAAFPVQAVDSTAAGDTFNGALAVALAEGRTVPEALRFANAAAALSVTRLGAQASIPSREETGRFLGQQPQC; encoded by the coding sequence ATGTCGGGCCGCGCCATCATCGTCACCGGTTCCCTGAACATGGACTTCGTGGTGCAGGTGGAGCGCCTGCCCGCTCCGGGAGAAACCGCGCGGGGATCGAACTTCCAGACGATCCCCGGCGGCAAAGGCGCCAACCAGGCGTGCGCGGCCGCGCGGCTGGCGCGCTCGAATCCCGTCTTGATGATCGGGCGCGTGGGCTACGATGCATTCGCCGATCACCTCCGGGCCAGCCTCGCCGCCGCGGGCGTTGACACGTCGCGCATTCACGGCTGCCGGCGCGCGCCCACGGGCGTGGCGCTGATCTGGGTGGACCGCGCGGGGCAGAACTCGATCGTGATCGCGCCCGGGGCGAACGACGAGCTCGAGCCGGCGGATCTGGAAACAGAACGGCAGGCTTTTGTTTCAGCGGCATGCGCGCTGTTCCAGCTGGAGACGCCGCTCGAGACCGTGGCCGCAGGACTGCGCCTGGCCCGGGCGGGCGGCGCTCTGTCGATTCTCGATCCCGCTCCGGCGCGGCCGCTGCCCGGGGAGATGCTGGCCCTCGTCGATCTGCTGACGCCGAACGAAACCGAGGCCTGCCTGCTGGCCGGCCGGCAGCCCGGACGCATCACGGCCGCAGAGGCGCCGGAGCTCGCGGCGGCCCTGCGGCGGCTGGGCCCGCGCGCGGTGCTGCTGAAGCTCGGCGACCAGGGCTGCTACTACTCCGGGCCGGAAGGCGAGTGGCACGCGGCCGCTTTCCCCGTGCAGGCGGTCGATTCCACGGCGGCGGGCGATACCTTCAACGGGGCGCTGGCCGTCGCTCTGGCCGAGGGGCGGACGGTCCCCGAAGCGCTGCGCTTCGCCAACGCCGCCGCGGCGCTGTCAGTCACCCGGCTGGGCGCGCAGGCGTCGATTCCTTCCCGCGAAGAGACCGGGCGGTTTCTCGGGCAGCAGCCGCAGTGCTGA
- the araA gene encoding L-arabinose isomerase: MNLPAPLKPPRPARIGLFAIGLEAYWAQFPGLKERLEGYLREIEQRLQSSGNTVICAGLVDTAPRAAEAGALLASSDLDLIFCHAATYATSSQVLPVVQRARVPVVVLNLQPSPRLDYETCDTGEWLANCSACCVPEISNAFARARVPFQVVSGMLRDDPAAAREIEEWLAAARAWRALRTARLGFLGHTYPGMLDMYSDFTMISAQTGAHIEVLEMCDLDRCLRESSGQEAEDILRMTRETFILEDCPEEDLQWAARVAAALERLARRYDLDGLAYYYRGLDGNDYERLAAGMILGNSLLTARGVPASGEGDLKNCVAMKILDSLGAGGAFTELYAMDFVEQFVLVGHDGPGHLALCSQKPVLRGLGLYHGKRGHGVSVEFSVKHGPVTLLAVTQTAEGRLKLITAEGESIPGPVLRIGNTNTRVRFPRGPAEFVNHWCQEAPTHHFALGAGRWGAHLRKFACLSGLPSATV, encoded by the coding sequence ATGAACCTCCCTGCTCCGCTGAAACCGCCGCGCCCGGCGCGGATCGGGCTGTTCGCCATCGGCCTGGAGGCCTACTGGGCCCAATTCCCCGGCCTGAAAGAGAGGCTCGAAGGCTATCTGCGCGAGATTGAACAACGGCTGCAATCCTCCGGCAACACGGTGATCTGCGCGGGGCTGGTGGACACGGCGCCGCGCGCGGCTGAGGCTGGCGCGCTGCTGGCGTCTTCAGATCTCGATCTGATCTTCTGCCACGCGGCGACCTACGCCACCTCGAGCCAGGTTCTGCCCGTGGTTCAGCGCGCCCGCGTTCCGGTGGTCGTGCTGAATCTCCAGCCATCCCCGCGGCTCGACTACGAGACCTGCGACACGGGCGAATGGCTGGCCAACTGCTCCGCCTGCTGCGTGCCGGAGATCTCGAACGCCTTCGCCCGGGCGCGCGTGCCGTTCCAGGTGGTCAGCGGCATGTTGCGGGACGATCCTGCCGCGGCGCGCGAAATCGAAGAATGGCTGGCTGCGGCGCGGGCGTGGCGGGCGCTGCGCACGGCGCGGCTCGGCTTTCTCGGCCACACGTATCCGGGCATGCTCGACATGTACTCGGATTTCACGATGATCAGCGCCCAGACAGGCGCTCATATCGAAGTGCTCGAGATGTGCGACCTGGACCGCTGCCTGCGCGAGTCGTCCGGGCAAGAGGCGGAAGACATTCTGCGGATGACGCGCGAAACGTTCATCCTGGAAGACTGCCCGGAAGAAGATCTGCAGTGGGCCGCGCGCGTGGCGGCGGCGCTGGAGCGGCTGGCGCGCCGGTACGATCTCGACGGGCTGGCCTATTACTACCGCGGCCTCGACGGAAACGACTACGAGCGGCTGGCGGCGGGGATGATTCTGGGCAACTCGCTGCTGACCGCGCGCGGCGTTCCCGCCAGCGGCGAAGGGGACCTGAAGAACTGCGTAGCCATGAAGATCCTGGACTCGCTGGGCGCGGGCGGCGCGTTCACGGAACTCTACGCGATGGATTTCGTCGAGCAGTTCGTGCTCGTGGGCCACGACGGGCCAGGCCACCTGGCGCTCTGCTCGCAGAAGCCCGTTCTCCGCGGCCTCGGCCTCTATCACGGCAAGCGCGGCCACGGGGTGAGCGTGGAGTTCAGCGTGAAGCACGGTCCGGTGACGCTGCTTGCCGTGACGCAAACCGCGGAAGGGCGGCTCAAACTGATCACGGCCGAGGGCGAATCCATCCCCGGTCCGGTGTTGCGCATTGGCAACACGAACACCCGAGTGCGCTTTCCGCGCGGCCCCGCGGAATTTGTCAACCACTGGTGCCAGGAAGCGCCCACGCACCATTTCGCGCTGGGCGCGGGCCGCTGGGGCGCGCACCTGCGCAAGTTCGCGTGCCTGTCGGGACTCCCCAGCGCAACAGTGTAA
- a CDS encoding adenylate cyclase: MQKEGGSLEVEIKLAVSSAEAGRGLLQRAGFAPLHERAFEANSVLDTPTLELIQTGRLLRLREFRGEALLTYKGPPEPGPHKTRREIETRVQDPAAMQALLEALGYRVVFRYEKYRTAFARAGAAGHAYLDETPIGCYLELEGAPEWIDSVAAELGFSRQDYITLSYGSLYREHCRALGIEPAHMVFARA, encoded by the coding sequence GTGCAGAAAGAAGGCGGTTCCCTCGAAGTCGAGATCAAGCTGGCGGTCTCTTCCGCCGAAGCGGGCCGCGGACTCCTGCAGCGCGCCGGCTTCGCTCCGCTGCATGAACGCGCCTTTGAAGCCAACTCCGTCCTGGACACGCCAACTCTGGAGCTGATCCAGACGGGCCGCCTCCTGCGGCTGCGCGAGTTCCGCGGCGAAGCGCTGCTCACCTACAAGGGGCCGCCCGAGCCGGGGCCTCACAAGACACGCCGCGAAATCGAAACGCGCGTGCAGGACCCGGCCGCCATGCAGGCGCTGCTGGAAGCGCTGGGCTACAGGGTCGTCTTCCGCTACGAGAAATACCGCACGGCGTTTGCGCGCGCCGGTGCCGCGGGCCACGCGTATCTCGACGAAACGCCCATCGGCTGCTATCTGGAGCTGGAAGGGGCGCCGGAGTGGATCGATTCCGTTGCGGCGGAACTGGGCTTCTCGCGGCAGGACTACATCACGCTCAGCTACGGTTCGCTGTACCGCGAGCACTGCCGCGCGCTCGGCATCGAGCCCGCGCACATGGTGTTCGCGCGAGCCTAG
- a CDS encoding 4-hydroxy-4-methyl-2-oxoglutarate aldolase — MGMELIEYLKTVDTPTLSNAIELLNIRRRSDGFAPLTIRCLFPELGRMAGYAVTAQVETVTQTERGGPQGHLELYRLLEASPKPAVIVLQEIGGFGDFAAHCGEVMATFFTRLGAVGLVSDCGVRDLPEVRALGFRYFARGACASHAYFRIVRSGVPVTICGMPVRPGELLHGDENGLITVPEVELERLKQAVEEIRSSERRVLDFVRSSGFTLDGYAAMIGGSYSS, encoded by the coding sequence ATGGGCATGGAGTTGATCGAATACCTGAAGACCGTTGACACCCCGACGCTGTCCAACGCGATCGAATTGTTGAACATCCGGCGGCGGAGCGATGGTTTTGCGCCGCTCACGATCCGCTGCCTGTTCCCGGAACTGGGCCGGATGGCGGGCTACGCGGTGACCGCCCAGGTCGAGACAGTGACGCAAACGGAACGGGGCGGACCGCAAGGGCACCTTGAACTGTACCGGCTGCTTGAGGCGAGCCCGAAGCCGGCGGTGATTGTTCTGCAGGAGATCGGGGGGTTCGGAGACTTCGCCGCGCACTGTGGTGAAGTGATGGCGACGTTCTTCACCCGGCTGGGGGCAGTGGGCCTGGTATCTGATTGCGGGGTGCGGGACCTGCCTGAAGTGCGGGCGCTGGGATTCCGTTATTTCGCCCGCGGGGCATGCGCGTCACATGCTTACTTCCGGATCGTCCGGAGCGGTGTGCCGGTCACCATCTGCGGGATGCCCGTCCGTCCGGGAGAGCTGCTGCATGGAGACGAGAACGGCCTGATCACGGTTCCGGAGGTGGAACTGGAGCGCCTGAAGCAGGCAGTGGAAGAGATTCGTTCCAGCGAACGCAGGGTTCTGGATTTCGTCCGCAGCAGCGGTTTTACCCTGGACGGCTATGCGGCGATGATCGGGGGGAGTTACAGCAGCTGA
- a CDS encoding peptidase M24 — translation MTRATDARAGRRQRLLEALRGLRCDAAVISHLPNVRYLTGFTGSNGILFLSAPQAILFTDPRYDLQAHEECDCRVRIERGPTWDAVWKYAARRSRNIALEAEHVSHAVWDQAAQRLGRGVKLKPLGGAVERLRRVKETEEVEAIESSAQLCAAAFAQAMRRLRPGVTENDAAAEIEFRMRRLGAEGPAFETIVAAGARAALPHARPGSAKITAGQPVLVDMGASLGGYMSDMTRMVHMGAPPKEFVDWYNAVLEAQQAALAAVRAGVPARRVDAAARKALKARGLDRYFTHSTGHGVGLEIHEGPRLGARSEDVLEAGMVVTVEPGIYLPGKTGIRIEDTVLVTGTGARILTPASKELMVLES, via the coding sequence TTGACCCGCGCAACCGATGCCAGAGCCGGCAGGCGCCAGCGGCTGCTCGAGGCCCTTCGCGGGCTGCGGTGCGATGCGGCGGTGATTTCGCACCTGCCCAACGTCCGCTACCTGACGGGGTTCACGGGCAGCAACGGCATTCTGTTTCTGTCAGCGCCTCAGGCCATCCTGTTCACCGATCCCCGGTACGACCTGCAGGCGCATGAAGAGTGCGATTGCCGGGTCCGGATCGAGCGCGGGCCGACGTGGGACGCCGTGTGGAAATACGCCGCCCGCAGGAGCCGCAACATTGCGCTGGAGGCGGAGCATGTCAGCCATGCCGTCTGGGACCAGGCTGCGCAGCGGCTGGGCCGCGGGGTGAAGCTGAAGCCCCTCGGCGGCGCAGTGGAGCGGCTGCGCCGGGTGAAGGAGACGGAAGAAGTGGAAGCGATCGAGTCTTCCGCGCAGCTCTGCGCTGCGGCCTTCGCACAGGCCATGCGGCGGCTTCGCCCGGGCGTGACGGAGAACGACGCAGCCGCCGAGATCGAATTCCGCATGCGGCGGCTGGGGGCGGAAGGTCCCGCGTTCGAGACGATCGTTGCCGCCGGCGCGCGGGCTGCGCTGCCCCATGCCCGTCCCGGAAGCGCAAAGATCACGGCCGGCCAGCCGGTGCTGGTGGACATGGGCGCCAGCCTCGGCGGCTATATGAGCGACATGACAAGAATGGTGCATATGGGCGCCCCGCCGAAAGAGTTCGTGGACTGGTACAACGCCGTCCTCGAAGCGCAGCAGGCGGCGCTGGCGGCGGTCAGGGCGGGCGTGCCCGCCCGGCGCGTGGACGCGGCCGCCCGCAAGGCGTTGAAAGCCCGCGGGCTGGACCGGTATTTCACGCACTCGACGGGGCACGGCGTCGGGCTGGAGATCCATGAGGGGCCGCGCCTTGGGGCCAGGTCGGAGGATGTTCTCGAAGCGGGGATGGTGGTGACTGTGGAGCCGGGAATCTATCTGCCCGGCAAAACCGGCATCCGGATCGAAGACACGGTGCTGGTGACCGGAACCGGCGCCAGAATCCTGACGCCAGCGAGCAAGGAATTGATGGTACTGGAATCATGA